Part of the Henckelia pumila isolate YLH828 chromosome 2, ASM3356847v2, whole genome shotgun sequence genome is shown below.
aaacataaattcatgcaaaacaacaataaaacgaCATAaaaatatgcacacaaaacacAGTTATCAATTCCCctatacttaaatcttgctcgccctcgagcaagactaaCAAAAACAATCAtggggaaaataagttttttggtctattaacttgtctatattttggttttggtccattaactttttcgatgtgggttttgatacactaactttgcattttaagtttttttggtccaactgcatacaagtcaacttctgattgatccaaaatgatgatgtggaccaatcaaaagctaacacgtatgcagttggaccaaaaaacattgaaaatgcaaagttagtgtaccaaaacccacatcggaaaagttaatgaaccaaaaccCAAAGGGAGTAAAGTTACTGgactaaaaaacttatttttccaacaatcatgcaaacataaacataagtaaggatgaaTTATGTAAATCACAACCTCAGAAAAGTttcaaaaacaaacaaaacaaaaccacAAATGATCTcgattttccataatacaccatcagttttgcgtgaacgtgtgtgtgtatgacatgttattccagttacatgaaacttaaaaaaaaagttcTATGACTGCTTAGAGACCTATgaaaaatcagtgcaagtttcacaatCAAGTGTTCCTTCCTCACAACAATAtctaacaaaaacacaactcccTTGAGATATTTTACACACCTTCGGATTTTACATCCGATTtttttaagccccaataattacccgcaaacttagctataactaagataggattcgaatttcaatcccctcgtttATAGCTCGGATGGATCCACAATCCCATTGAACCCACAAACTTAGCCTTGGATCGGTGATTatgatttcaatccctttccaaGTCCGGATGGAATCgttattgattttatttcaaaaatttagatttttaaatttgtaaccctatttaatccgcatacttagtcaagaacaaggtgattagaatttcaatctctTGTTCATAACCCGGATAGAGttgaatttttcacaaaaaaattcaTAGAAATTTCATTcgtaaaaatttatttggtgTGCGCAAGATTATAAGTGCAATGTTAGAAGATCATTGGAACtcaaagaacacaatcaagatcaacaaacacctattgccatgcaatggtcaaacagacacgaACATCATCAATGatatcgctacacttcaccggtttaacatgtgtgcttaaaaatattaaccACTCAACCTACGGTTTTTCATGTCTaatcaagagcaaaaattttgaaaaaaatccaTTTTTAACATCAACTTATCATCATCGGTTTTCATTCCTCATCCTACTTATGCAAGATAAACACTAAAACAAATGCAACACAATGACATATGAAATGAACTAAATGCACTTAACGAgcaacaatatgaatgcaacacaaCATAACAACCAATACAAAACTAActacccccatacttatccaaagcattgccctcaatgctttaaAAACACAAACACATAAACACATGCAAAATGACGACAATAAAATGCAAATGAAAAACAAAGATTCCCCTGGTTTATGCGTCGGCGTCATCATACTCTTCAATTTCGGGCGGTGGCACTGGGGCGACATACTGGAACTGGAATGGTGATGGGTACTGTGGAGTGGCGGGAAAGGATGAGGCATAGAGACCAAGCTGAGTGGTCATCCCTCGGATCATCGCATCCATGGCCTGAAGATGGGAAATAGTAGTAGCCATATACTCATTCTGGTAATGAGCAAACACAGTCACTCCTTGATAGAATCCGCGGTAGGGCGACGAGCGGGCTGAGATGGTCGTGCACGAGCAGTGCAAGAAGATGCTCTACCCCGGGAGGAAAATCTTTGGCCCTCTTTGCTTTCTTTTGGTTGATGATGGCCCTGTCCACAGGTCGCTTTGGTTTCAGCCACTCTTCATCCCCTCAAACTTGGACACCGACTTGGATACACATCTCAGAGATAATGGTAGGAAAGAATTGTCCCAATGACGGAGTGTAGATAGATCTTCGGATCTCGCTGTGAATCACCCGGCCCACATTAATCGGCCAATCCAAATCCAACGTGTATAAAAGCAAGTGGCCGCATGATGCCCATTTACGTCGCCGGGGCATCATGCGTTTAGCGACAAAGGCATACCATGTGGCCGAGTCCAAGAGAAGGTAGTGCTCCAAGAAATGTTCGTAGGTAAACGGATCGTGCCATGTTGCCCCTTCATAGAATAAATGGGCAATGACTTCATTAAGGTTCGGATCGGCCttcaaactttgatatttgACGATCAGGGTTTCAAGCAATGCATTAATGACATTCTCATCGAAAGATACAATCTTGCCTCTAACAAACGCTTTCCCATCCTCACGCTCTGCggcattagcataaaattctCACACAAGAGGGACAATTGCGGCCTTAGGTTGTTTGAAAAAATTCATCCAATTTCTATTCCCAATAGTAGAGCTGTCAAACGGGCCAACccatggcggggcgggccggcccaccaaaaacccacctTTTGGCGGGTCGATGGCGAGCCGACCAACCATCCTGGCGGGCTGGAAAtactcaacccaacccaacccaagatgggttgcgggttaggcgggccggcccgcgggttggctcacgacaaataaaaataaataaataatattataattaattataaatatcatttcataaataaatattaatagaaaaatattaataaaaattttaattattgatttcatgtgtgtaaattttatataaagtaattaatacaaaaaaaattcacaaattttattaaaaatacatatatcacaataaaaataaaaataaattattaattctcTAGGCCCGcgggcctaacccaaattgacggctctaccCAATAGCAATCGCTACTCCACTATCTCGAAAGGTGAGTTCAACACCATGCTCAGGTATAGGGGATCGATGGAGTTTAGCCTGATCATACCTTTCTTTTGCCGCTTGGTTAACGAATTTTTCGGCAAGACCCGTTGACAAAGCGGGTGCCGCGACTTATTGACTAGAGGATGCTCCGGTGAGAAGAACTCGTTCCGGAGGCATTGTGATTGGCGATAGATGGATCTAAGTTTGAGATTGGCACGGTGGGGCAAGGTTAGCCGGAATCAGGGGCTGCACCCGCTGGAGCAGAGGCGTAAGAGGCTGTTGAATTCGAGCAGAGGGATAGTCGGAGCTGTGCGGTGATCGATGATGAAGAACAAAGCAGGCACGCTGTGGCGCAACAACTGAAGAGGCGGTTGATGAAGGCGGTATAAGCATAGGCCGGTTGGTGGTGATGCGGGTGAACAGCAGCAGGGGCATTGGCTTGCCGAGGACCGGTGGAAGGCCGAACCCGAGATGGCTAGAGGAGATGATGATCGGTGATGGGGCGGAGAAACGACGGAGTAGCCCTGCAATTTTGAGAAAAATATTTGTAAAGATAGTGTATTTTGTGAATTGGGGGCGAGGGTTCATGGGAGGTGGAGAGGAAAAGTGAGAGAGGGGAAGGAGAAATCTGTTATGAATCGGGCCCCGAaggtttctcgctcgagcggcaaaaaGAATCGGCTCGAGCGAGGTCAAAATTTATGCACCTCCAAAGTACCTCTCGCTCGAGATGCGATTTCTTGTCGATCGAGCGAGATTAAgactgatttttttaatttttcaaaaattttcaaaaataaaataaaataccaaCAAGAAAATAATGTATACTATaactaataaaacaaaaatcaagggaaagaacactgggtttcctcccagtcagcgctaaatttatagtctatagcccgactataatTCTCTCATTGGTGGTCAAAATCACGGTGGCTCATCCACCCTCTTGGATGATGTCTGATCAATCCTGCAACTGCTACGTGATTCACTTCCATAAAAATTGTGCAAGGGATTGATGCTTTGATACCGCTGAACCTGCAGACATTTATCAAcaaaatcatgaatcatataaaattcataGCAGAGCAAGATTTGGAATTTGGACTATCTCTAGTCGACTTAAGCATATGAAAGATGATTTGCTCGACATTTGATGTGGTGATAATTTATTATggttatttgggttaaattgatatgattaggagaatttgcattgctttaattcattttatagttcctaattattgtttttggttggatttaggaaaagaaggagaatgagcaaaaggtagatgaatttgagaggaaaagatggaaaagctattgcgcgagaatgaattacggagcagcaataataaaaaaattatttttaattttagagtgatcaaaattcaattttcaccgttcaaaatgaatttcaaaatgttttgaagctgctgtccaaatttcagctcaatcctaCGGCTAGATCTccaaatatgaatttttcaaaatcactGCTCGCTGGAAAAAAAGTAGCTTGCTCGATCCGTCAAACTTTACTGATCGATCGACCGTATGAAGAATGAAAACAGAAGTGGATGAAaagtatgctcgctcgatcggccaatCATTACCAATCGAGCAAGATATCGGGcgcatgaaaaaaaataaaatttcgggattttaaaactcttattttgcgggctttatttcgtgggctttcAAGGCCATTTAAATAGGATTTTGAGACGCAAAAGAGGAGATGATCATCAAATCAATGCAAAAATTGGAAACAGTTACAGACAGAGAGAAGAAACatttggaggctaggttttatctttctttttcttagttttaattcatttagtttttgtacttggttaaggaagacaaaacccttgattttatttacttgtgagattttgatttttagtgtttaatccaaattgcgtatcaagagttgttttggattgattgtcatgcttgtatgtgagattttaggattgatcacctgataattctttcgtacaatctaccgctaaattagaattcaaatccgtaattgtttatatcatctaatttgtgaagcaactatgattaatattttctgctgttgaatttgttaaatcgtaggaacaactattgactaggctaaatacatccgctgatgcatgtgttgtctagattcatcagtttcactcatatgaatgttaccttagatttaaatctagatcgctggtatttgggttgatttattggtaagggttaatttagaacgctgatgtctagttaactaaaattaaggtgaaacatgaattaaattttcaatggtgaatattcaatgagaattaattattttagagaatcgatgatcgaatgaataatttcaaaggtgtattcgaccgataccaagtctcgttagtttattgatctttcttattttaattcttgcatagtagttgataaaaatctcaaaacctcttttattattttcagtattttaagaacactatttaaatttcacttttctcgtgggaacgatccctactcacactactgcatattttgttatctgatttgagttgggtaatttgggcgtggcacgacttagcgctaccaacATTCATCCTTAAAACTAACTCTCCCTTTTTAACATCAATTAATGCTCTACTCATGGCTAATAAAAGACGCCCTAGAATCAGAGGAACCTCGCAATCTTCATCCATgccaagaataacaaaatctacatgATAAATAAACTTGTCCATCTTGACTAAAACGTTTTCCACTATCCCTTTTGGGTATTTAATGGACctatcagcaaatttaagagagataTTCGCTGGTTCAATGTTGTTTATACCCAATTTCTGAGCAAGTGAATATGACATCAAATTTATGCTCGCTCCTAAGTCACACAATACATTATCAAATGAAAAACATCCAATTTGACAAGGCTTggagaaactccctggatcctgaaATTTTCGTGGGCGCTTATTCTGCAGCACAACCGAACACTCCTCATTCATTGTGACTTGCGTTAGATCATTCAATTTCTTTTTGTCTTTCAAAAAGTCCTTCAGAAATTTAGCATAATttggcatctgagctaaagcatctgcaaaatGCATGTTAATAtatagtttcttgaaaatttcaaaaaaaattttaaattgatgatcAAATAATAATTGCTTAGCTCGCTGAGGAAAGGAGGGGCTAGGAACATCTACATCtttattaacttcaaattttgacaTCTTACCTTTCTTTTTCATACCTGTCGTCTTAGAATTTTCCGCACCACGCGTACCCTCATTGGATTCTGAAGTTTTCGGCCTCTTAATAGTCTTCTATTTGTCTCTATTCTTCGACTTCTCCTTTTGTGACCTTGTCACCACCATAATCGTGTTCACATCCCGAGGATTTTTCTTAGTGTTACTTGGTAGTGATCCGGATGCCCTTGTCGACAGTTGGGTTGCTATCTGAGCCATCTGAGTCTCCAACTCTTTCAACATTGCTTCTTGATTCTGCAGCCGAGTCTCAGTGCCAGCTACATAATTCATCATAATCTCTTCGAAACTCGGCTTCTTTTCCACTAGCTTGAACGTGTTGGCGGTGGGATCTGCATGTTTCCATGAGAAATTCGGGTGAttcttccagccaggattgtaGGTATTGCTATAAGGATTGTATGGATGTCTCTCTTGATTTCCCATAAAGTTTGATGCATCAATTTCAAACATCTTTTGCTCTTCGGGATGCTGCATTTGTAACTGAGATGCGGGAGCTATTTGCATAAGTGTCATTTGAAGTATAAGAGCATCAATTTTAGCATTCAGCGCTGTCAGTGCGTCGACCTCTAGAACTCCAgcttttttctctttttcacGTCCGGCCATCCCACATTACTCTCAGCCATGTTACCAATGATCTCCCAAGCGTCTGCTGGCGTCTTCATAAATAGGATTCCATTGGCACCAACATCTAACATGGATCGAACCGACTGGTCGGCTCCATTATAGAACGTCTAGGTTTGATGGCTTTGGTTAAGATTATGCTAAGGATACATCATCAACATTTTATTGAATCTGGTCCAGGCTGTATGTAAGGACtctccctccttttgcttgaaagaAATAATGTCAGAAAATAACTtcgccatcttcgtaggaggaaaatacttgttcaaaaaagtttgaacaaggCCGGTCCATGTAGTGATAGAACTCGCAAGTAGATTGACCGCTTAAATCGatgtgataaaaatctactggcaagcgtaccaggtcaagtaatagtaaagtggacaaagatccagatgtcgaacccacagagaCTGTATATGTATGAGTTCCAAAATATGATTATgcttacttaatctagactaatcaataaAAGAGATGAATTTTCAGTTTTttaactaagaaattaaattaaattgcaaCTAAAGTTCAATTAAAAACGCAACAtaaattttggattaaattcaaatatgagaaaagttcgatcaaggataCACGTACGTACCGGACAAaacatgtaacatgtagttgattcaggattcagatttaatcttagattacggaAATTCTCttaacttgttcaaaggtctatttttagaacaatcaaacctattcaaatattgacgaattaatttttcgtaattctaatcaaatttaaaCGCATGAAGAACTGTGAGAATTCCTTTTACActaaaaccgcacactgaaaccgaattctatttctagtcggttttaccatgtgttgattattagagtgatctaaatcaattcctcctccgtcgacttagaatcgattaacatacaagaaaatagttgatcagactattcacaagacaaatataaatctgacaatcaataaaataaaatcaagtctgaaaaatcccaaataaacatccaagttttctacataaatttgtccgacccaatcacgtggccttgatcgaaaagaaactACTACtccataaataaaatcatgatttaaacagagtttttaatcatgaaataaaaataaaattaaagaagagaagaaaaactGAGTGCCGAAATCTTCAATCTCCACGCCTGTAGCCGCCTTGTACGATCTCCACCTCTCTAACCCTCTATCTGATGAATAAAATCGGTATTTAAGTGTCCAAGGATCCCCAAAATATAATATCCTTCCCGAGAAAGAATTTCCAAATTTAAAAAATCTACCCATGCGTCGCTCGAGCGAAAACaaagtgcgctcgagcgagcactacTCTGCCCCGAGGATTTTTTTATCACATTtttcttgctcgagcgagcataacttGCCTCGAGCGAGTGCTTTTATGCCCCGATTTAACTCACGCACAGATCACACGCAACCGCGCTAAATTGAAACGCTATCGCGCTGCTTCAATCTCCAACAACGATTCTCATGCGCTCTTCAATAGCCCGATAACACTTTTCTAGGGCCCTTCGTTAGAGTGATAGCACTACTTTTAGGCTCTTTATTAGATCTATTGTTTAGAGCTATTGTTTAGCAGCTCTATCCAACAGCTCTACTTTTCATCTTCAACGCCTTCAaagttttcttatttcttttattttctctaAACTCTTTTGATTTCCATTTTTCTACAAACatcccggagagtgaaatacacatgaatgcaataaaacacataaaaatacacaaaacaatataaatgcacacaaaataaacataaaaatatc
Proteins encoded:
- the LOC140878677 gene encoding uncharacterized protein, with amino-acid sequence MKKKDALAQMPNYAKFLKDFLKDKKKLNDLTQVTMNEECSVVLQNKRPRKFQDPGSFSKPCQIGCFSFDNVLCDLGASINLMSYSLAQKLGINNIEPANISLKFADRSIKYPKGIVENVLVKMDKFIYHVDFVILGMDEDCEVPLILGRLLLAMSRALIDVKKGEFSGIKASIPCTIFMEVNHVAVAGLIRHHPRGWMSHRDFDHQ